A part of Streptomyces sp. DSM 40750 genomic DNA contains:
- a CDS encoding IS701 family transposase: MLERACWEEDAARDVVRAFLTRHLGADGGVLISDETGQAKKGTKTAAMGRQYSGTMGRAENVIVAVYTTYATKRGHALIDRDLYVQADWIADPARMATAGSPQDHAFATKPALALAQAKRALTAGIRPQWATGDEVYGRSRELREFLEGG, encoded by the coding sequence CTGCTCGAACGCGCCTGCTGGGAGGAGGACGCCGCGAGAGACGTGGTGCGCGCGTTCCTGACCCGGCACCTCGGCGCCGACGGCGGGGTCCTGATCTCCGACGAGACGGGGCAGGCGAAGAAGGGGACGAAAACCGCGGCTATGGGCCGGCAGTATTCCGGCACGATGGGCCGGGCCGAGAACGTGATCGTCGCGGTGTACACGACGTACGCGACCAAGCGGGGCCACGCCCTCATCGACCGGGACCTGTACGTGCAGGCCGACTGGATCGCCGATCCGGCGCGGATGGCGACGGCGGGTTCCCCTCAGGATCACGCATTCGCCACCAAGCCGGCGCTCGCCCTCGCACAGGCGAAACGGGCGCTGACCGCCGGAATCAGGCCCCAGTGGGCAACCGGGGACGAGGTATACGGACGCAGCCGGGAGCTGCGCGAGTTCTTGGAAGGTGGCTGA
- a CDS encoding cytochrome P450, with the protein MSLTIEDASAMFPWNDEGFRADPYPAYERARAIAPVHRTTENTYVVLNHADTMHNAKLPCMRIAEPPSFAAAGEHPHPWTAFDNTVLSKDAPEHTRMRRLTNRWLTPKMIGTWARLTHDFTVETLDKLAPGEVVDAHFDLGVMPTHLTMCRILDMPVGDVEGMFWALWDAMLINATAPGEGIHARSLAGMNFMFAETERYVREKQSAEEPGNGLVDELLAAHGRGELTWREVLETTVLLYMSGGPNPAYLIGAGFKLFAERPDLMAEFREKPEIREAFVNELARLNPVELIITRFPNEDIEIQDVRIPAGSCIKYPIGAANRDPAVFENPNNFDHNRPPEASRNLTFGLGTHACAGQLLARAETSVILGLIAERYSSVELAGEPLEVRTDRLVAFDKLPVRLS; encoded by the coding sequence ATGAGTTTGACCATTGAGGACGCCTCGGCGATGTTCCCGTGGAACGACGAGGGATTCCGGGCCGACCCGTACCCGGCGTACGAGCGTGCGCGGGCGATCGCGCCGGTGCACCGGACGACGGAGAACACATATGTGGTACTGAACCACGCGGACACCATGCACAATGCGAAACTGCCGTGTATGCGGATTGCGGAGCCGCCGTCGTTTGCCGCCGCCGGCGAGCACCCTCATCCATGGACCGCGTTCGACAACACCGTCCTGTCCAAGGACGCGCCGGAGCACACCCGGATGCGGCGGCTGACGAATCGTTGGCTGACACCGAAGATGATCGGCACATGGGCGCGGCTGACGCATGACTTCACCGTCGAGACGCTCGACAAGCTCGCCCCGGGCGAGGTGGTGGACGCTCACTTCGACCTGGGCGTGATGCCCACCCATCTGACGATGTGCCGCATCCTCGACATGCCCGTGGGTGACGTGGAGGGGATGTTCTGGGCTCTGTGGGACGCGATGCTCATCAACGCGACCGCACCGGGTGAGGGGATCCACGCGAGGTCGCTGGCTGGGATGAACTTCATGTTCGCCGAGACCGAGCGGTACGTACGGGAGAAGCAGAGCGCCGAGGAGCCTGGAAACGGGCTGGTCGATGAACTACTCGCAGCCCACGGGCGCGGCGAGCTCACCTGGCGCGAGGTCCTGGAGACCACGGTGCTGCTGTACATGTCGGGCGGCCCGAACCCCGCCTACCTCATCGGTGCCGGATTCAAGTTGTTCGCCGAACGACCAGACCTGATGGCCGAGTTCAGGGAGAAGCCGGAGATCCGGGAGGCGTTCGTCAACGAACTGGCGCGGCTGAATCCGGTCGAACTCATCATCACACGGTTCCCGAACGAGGACATCGAGATCCAGGACGTGCGCATCCCTGCGGGGTCGTGCATCAAGTACCCGATCGGCGCCGCGAACCGGGACCCGGCGGTGTTCGAAAACCCGAACAACTTCGACCACAACCGCCCGCCGGAGGCGAGCCGGAACCTGACGTTCGGGCTCGGTACCCACGCGTGTGCCGGGCAGCTGTTGGCGCGGGCCGAGACCAGCGTGATTCTCGGCCTCATCGCCGAGCGGTACTCCTCGGTCGAGCTCGCCGGTGAGCCGCTGGAGGTCCGCACCGACCGTCTGGTCGCGTTCGACAAGCTGCCTGTCCGACTCTCCTGA
- a CDS encoding flavodoxin domain-containing protein has protein sequence MTVVHVLYGTESGNAEMVADDIVAAFRGQGFETVTAELTDVEVSDLAAMEIAVFVSSTYGEGELPETAAPFYDALMAERPDLTGVRFAAFGLGDSIYETFNNAIETLRRALLELGAEQIGTTAKHDAASTTPATELADAWTRDLLTLMPA, from the coding sequence ATGACTGTCGTACACGTCCTGTACGGGACCGAGTCGGGCAACGCGGAGATGGTCGCCGACGACATCGTTGCCGCGTTCCGTGGCCAGGGGTTCGAGACAGTGACCGCGGAGCTGACCGACGTCGAGGTGTCCGACCTGGCTGCCATGGAGATCGCGGTGTTCGTCAGTTCCACTTACGGGGAGGGCGAACTGCCGGAGACTGCCGCGCCGTTCTACGACGCGCTCATGGCGGAGCGCCCCGACCTGACGGGTGTGCGGTTCGCGGCGTTCGGGCTCGGTGACAGCATCTACGAGACGTTCAACAACGCCATCGAGACCCTCCGTAGAGCACTCCTGGAGCTCGGCGCGGAGCAGATCGGTACCACGGCCAAGCATGATGCCGCGTCGACGACCCCGGCCACAGAACTCGCTGACGCGTGGACCCGGGACCTCCTGACCCTGATGCCCGCCTGA
- a CDS encoding FAD-dependent oxidoreductase, whose amino-acid sequence MKTPAETAPNQPAAAVGNGLPLQVAVIGAGPSGCYAAQALRKGQPDLEIAVFDSLPTPFGLVRYGIAPDHQGAKAVSRQFERLFGQPGVDFVGNVSVGTDVSFRALLDNFHAVVLATGLGTDRQLGIDQDPDARVVGAGDLIRLLNSDPDSRLRHRQAGPECLGPEVVILGTGNVAADVARLLAKSDLDFIASDVDDDALRAVAPDPVRTIHILGRCEPHAAKWDASMVKELAEVVGVHLSVDGVSLLGGPAVSPRTTVNVRFRQVPVSIRRHDGRVRVTTRHVEGTALVDHLDADTVITALGFDSPPAQPAHVADLEASNVFRVGGPATGRLGNLAENRKLAASAAKCVLEFLRGQEPQQRTGLFGLRDQLPASTVSFEAWQRIDGAEVRRARPDRCRRKFTTRGELLAAAAGSDALASIPTATTAAIDNTGETE is encoded by the coding sequence ATGAAAACTCCGGCAGAGACAGCGCCGAACCAACCGGCCGCCGCCGTCGGCAACGGGCTTCCGCTTCAGGTCGCGGTCATCGGCGCCGGCCCCAGCGGGTGCTACGCGGCCCAGGCTCTGCGCAAGGGACAGCCCGACCTCGAGATCGCGGTCTTCGACTCGCTGCCGACGCCGTTCGGGTTGGTCCGGTACGGCATCGCGCCGGATCACCAGGGCGCCAAGGCAGTGTCACGCCAGTTCGAGCGGCTCTTCGGGCAGCCGGGGGTTGATTTCGTCGGGAACGTGTCTGTCGGAACCGATGTGAGCTTCCGTGCGCTTCTGGACAACTTTCACGCAGTCGTGCTGGCAACCGGACTGGGGACGGACAGGCAACTGGGCATCGACCAGGACCCGGACGCTCGGGTCGTCGGCGCCGGTGACCTGATCCGCTTGTTGAACTCCGACCCGGACTCTCGCCTGCGCCACCGGCAAGCCGGTCCGGAGTGTCTGGGGCCCGAGGTCGTCATCCTCGGCACCGGAAACGTCGCGGCGGATGTCGCACGGCTGCTGGCCAAGTCCGACCTGGACTTCATCGCGTCGGACGTCGACGACGACGCGCTGCGCGCAGTGGCGCCGGACCCCGTGCGGACGATCCACATCCTGGGGAGGTGTGAGCCGCATGCAGCGAAGTGGGATGCGTCAATGGTCAAGGAACTCGCCGAGGTCGTCGGGGTCCACCTGAGCGTGGATGGCGTATCTCTGCTCGGCGGGCCCGCGGTGTCTCCGCGCACGACGGTGAACGTGCGGTTCCGGCAGGTTCCGGTCTCCATTCGCAGGCACGACGGCCGGGTCCGCGTGACGACCCGTCATGTGGAGGGCACGGCGCTGGTCGACCACCTCGACGCCGACACCGTCATCACGGCGCTGGGCTTCGACTCCCCTCCGGCACAGCCGGCACATGTCGCTGATCTGGAGGCATCGAACGTGTTCCGCGTGGGTGGTCCCGCCACCGGCCGCCTGGGAAACCTTGCGGAGAACCGGAAGTTGGCGGCATCTGCGGCGAAGTGCGTCCTCGAGTTCCTGCGCGGCCAGGAGCCGCAGCAGCGTACGGGCCTGTTCGGCCTCCGCGACCAACTGCCGGCCTCGACGGTGAGTTTCGAGGCGTGGCAGCGCATCGACGGTGCCGAGGTTCGACGCGCCCGGCCCGACAGGTGCCGAAGGAAGTTCACCACCAGGGGCGAACTCCTCGCTGCGGCGGCGGGTTCCGACGCCCTGGCTTCCATCCCGACGGCCACGACTGCGGCCATCGACAACACAGGAGAAACGGAATGA
- a CDS encoding APC family permease, with product MDEPRHLQGNMGVGELAMSVLAFSAPLTTVAGFIPVLLMFGGKTGPAIYIVATVILLVFCVGFTVMGRAVPNPGGFYSFVTQGLGRPAGLGGAFLATFGYFMIGFFAPSFFAITVQSYVEKNLNGPHIAWGWYALAIVAVTTALAYRRIDLSAKVLTVVMVLEVVAVLVFDVASFVHGAPSGTGGATLSLPWLTDPNIGLALLFVVGNFFGFEATVIFREEVKDPDKTIPRATYLSVAGIGVFYALAAWAYIAFTGADKTQATATANTGGMFTDALTVLVGKTVVDIVTVLLLTSILASMLSIHNVTARYMYSLGTDGVVPTVLGKVHPKHGSPYAAASVIGGLWAIGVVLFVALGSDPNVLYARASGIGSFAILLLLFAASVAVFVYFRRNPSREPVWKTAVAPLVAAIGIGVVACLAVANYSDLLGGSGFVTSFFLIFTFALFLIGMAVARVLRTRRPEVYQRIGRQEL from the coding sequence GTGGACGAGCCGCGGCATCTGCAGGGCAACATGGGCGTCGGCGAGCTCGCCATGAGCGTGCTCGCGTTCTCCGCGCCGCTGACCACGGTGGCCGGGTTCATCCCGGTGCTGCTGATGTTCGGCGGCAAGACGGGTCCGGCGATCTACATCGTGGCGACGGTCATACTCCTGGTCTTCTGCGTCGGCTTCACGGTGATGGGCCGTGCCGTTCCGAACCCGGGCGGCTTCTACTCCTTCGTGACCCAGGGTCTCGGACGCCCGGCCGGTCTGGGCGGCGCGTTCCTGGCGACGTTCGGCTACTTCATGATCGGTTTCTTCGCTCCGTCGTTCTTCGCCATCACGGTCCAGAGCTACGTGGAGAAGAACCTCAACGGTCCTCACATCGCATGGGGCTGGTATGCGCTGGCGATCGTCGCGGTGACCACCGCACTGGCCTACCGGCGCATCGACCTCTCAGCGAAGGTGCTGACCGTAGTCATGGTGCTCGAAGTCGTCGCCGTTCTCGTCTTCGACGTCGCGTCGTTCGTCCACGGGGCTCCGTCCGGCACCGGGGGCGCCACCCTGAGCCTGCCGTGGCTCACCGACCCCAACATCGGTCTGGCACTCCTGTTCGTGGTCGGCAACTTCTTCGGGTTCGAGGCGACCGTCATCTTCCGCGAGGAGGTCAAGGATCCCGACAAGACCATCCCCCGGGCCACCTACCTGTCCGTGGCGGGCATCGGCGTCTTCTACGCTCTGGCCGCGTGGGCCTACATCGCCTTCACCGGCGCGGACAAGACGCAGGCGACCGCCACTGCCAACACCGGCGGAATGTTCACCGACGCGCTGACCGTGCTGGTCGGCAAGACCGTGGTCGACATCGTCACCGTCCTGCTGCTGACCTCGATCCTGGCGTCGATGCTGTCCATCCACAACGTCACGGCGCGATACATGTACTCGCTCGGCACCGACGGTGTGGTGCCGACGGTCCTGGGCAAGGTGCACCCCAAGCACGGGTCGCCGTATGCGGCCGCGTCCGTCATCGGCGGCCTGTGGGCCATCGGTGTGGTGCTCTTCGTGGCGCTGGGCAGCGACCCGAACGTCCTGTACGCCCGGGCGTCCGGCATCGGTTCCTTCGCGATCCTGCTGCTCCTGTTCGCGGCGAGTGTGGCGGTGTTCGTCTACTTCCGTCGCAACCCGTCGCGGGAACCTGTGTGGAAGACCGCCGTCGCACCGCTCGTGGCGGCGATCGGTATCGGCGTGGTGGCCTGTCTCGCGGTGGCGAACTACTCGGACCTGCTCGGTGGCTCCGGCTTCGTCACGTCGTTCTTCCTGATCTTCACATTCGCGTTGTTCCTGATCGGAATGGCCGTCGCGCGAGTTCTGCGGACTCGGCGTCCCGAGGTGTACCAGCGCATCGGCCGCCAAGAGCTGTGA
- a CDS encoding C-terminal binding protein — protein sequence MSLASSTETPAGIAGGAGGLLLVGPQQYPSLERERALAEEFGLDFMVAPDRKTFRASIPEATVVMVTPYAPVEAQDFAAMKKCIAVVRYGIGYDNIDVTAARTKGVPVAIVPGAATEEVASHALTMGLLLARRIPAGQSAIEAGQWAGSVGMDTPRFSHLDVAVVGMGRIGRQVARWYAALGTNVRGYDPFATFTSVPAAPLRELLEQSDVVSLHLPLSAETRNLMSAEVIGRMRHRSVLVNVSRGGLVDEAALADALRSGHLAGAGLDTFTTEPLPADHVLRGVPNLVMTPHVAWRSDLAMDALQEAVVLRARQALTGRPLSDLVT from the coding sequence ATGTCTCTTGCAAGCAGCACCGAAACCCCGGCCGGAATCGCCGGTGGTGCCGGTGGTTTGCTCCTTGTCGGTCCTCAGCAATACCCGAGTCTGGAGCGGGAGCGGGCGCTGGCCGAGGAGTTCGGGCTGGACTTCATGGTGGCGCCGGACCGGAAGACGTTCCGTGCGTCGATCCCGGAAGCGACCGTGGTGATGGTGACCCCGTACGCGCCCGTGGAGGCCCAGGACTTCGCCGCGATGAAGAAGTGCATCGCCGTGGTGCGGTACGGCATCGGCTACGACAACATCGACGTGACGGCCGCCCGGACGAAGGGTGTGCCGGTCGCGATCGTGCCGGGTGCGGCGACCGAGGAGGTCGCGTCGCACGCGCTCACCATGGGGCTGCTGCTGGCGCGGCGCATCCCGGCGGGGCAATCGGCCATCGAGGCCGGCCAGTGGGCGGGCAGCGTCGGGATGGACACGCCGCGGTTCTCCCATCTGGACGTCGCGGTCGTGGGCATGGGCCGGATCGGCCGCCAGGTCGCCCGGTGGTACGCGGCACTGGGCACGAACGTCCGCGGCTACGACCCGTTCGCGACCTTCACCTCGGTACCGGCCGCGCCGCTGAGGGAACTGCTCGAGCAGTCCGACGTGGTGTCGCTGCACCTGCCGTTGTCGGCCGAGACCAGAAACCTGATGTCGGCCGAGGTCATCGGACGCATGCGGCACCGCTCGGTCCTCGTCAACGTCTCGCGCGGCGGGCTCGTCGACGAGGCCGCGCTGGCGGACGCGCTGCGGTCCGGCCATCTGGCGGGTGCGGGTCTGGACACCTTCACGACCGAGCCGCTGCCGGCGGATCACGTACTGCGCGGTGTGCCGAACCTGGTGATGACCCCGCACGTCGCGTGGCGGTCCGACCTGGCGATGGACGCGCTCCAGGAGGCCGTCGTGCTGCGCGCCCGACAGGCGCTGACAGGCCGGCCGTTGTCGGACCTGGTCACCTGA